A window of Streptomyces marispadix contains these coding sequences:
- the crgA gene encoding cell division protein CrgA has translation MPKSRIRKKEDFTPPPEKKATEISLGGTGGRWVAPLMLALFLIGLAWIVLFYVTQSKLPVETLGSWNIVVGFGFIAAGFVVSTQWK, from the coding sequence GTGCCGAAGTCACGGATCCGCAAAAAGGAAGACTTCACTCCGCCTCCGGAGAAGAAGGCGACCGAGATCAGCCTCGGTGGTACGGGCGGCAGGTGGGTCGCGCCGCTGATGCTTGCGCTGTTCCTCATCGGTCTGGCGTGGATCGTGCTGTTCTACGTGACCCAGAGCAAGCTGCCCGTCGAGACGCTCGGCAGTTGGAACATCGTGGTCGGCTTCGGCTTCATCGCGGCGGGGTTCGTCGTCTCCACTCAGTGGAAGTAG
- the pknB gene encoding Stk1 family PASTA domain-containing Ser/Thr kinase: MEEPRRLGGRYELGSVLGRGGMAEVYLAHDTRLGRTVAVKTLRVDLARDPSFQARFRREAQSAASLNHPAIVAVYDTGEDYVDGVSIPYIVMEYVDGSTLRELLHSGRKLLPERAMEMCVGILQALEYSHRSGIVHRDIKPANVMLTRTGQVKVMDFGIARAMGDSGMTMTQTAAVIGTAQYLSPEQAKGEQVDSRSDLYSTGCLVYELLTNRPPFVGDSPVAVAYQHVREDPQPPTVFDPEISPDMDAIVMKALIKDPDYRYQSADEMRADIEACLDGQPVAATAAMGAVGYGGYPDDQPTTALRAQDAQTSMMPPVRDDNGGYYDDGGRGGGRRRGQDRSNLSTILLVLAAIFILVGAIFIGRTLFSNPGDTTNVPNLAGESYAQAKELAANGGFKVTKGGSKFCDQKKNTVCDTDPKQGSKIDRGDTVTLNMSKGPRPVQVPDVEGKSFPNAKQELESAGFEVRRKNQESDETPGTVLTQNPPGGGKAPKKSTIVLTVAQEQTTAVPNVVGQQFDAAQQLLEDRGFEVARKEQDAPDKAAGEVLAQDPAANEEAKAGDQVTLTVAKAPDNQPATVPDVTNKLVADARKTLEEAGFQVQVQGAPDENDATVLTTNPPANTQGKKGDTVTIFAQPGKPGDDGGDDGDDGIFGGPDGLAPSKGTKRKH, translated from the coding sequence ATGGAAGAGCCGCGTCGCCTCGGCGGCCGGTACGAGCTGGGCTCGGTGCTCGGCCGCGGCGGCATGGCCGAGGTGTACCTCGCCCATGACACGCGCCTGGGCAGGACCGTCGCGGTCAAGACGCTCCGCGTCGACCTGGCTCGTGACCCCTCGTTCCAGGCCCGCTTCCGCCGAGAGGCACAGTCGGCCGCGTCGCTGAACCACCCGGCCATCGTCGCTGTCTACGACACCGGCGAAGACTATGTGGACGGCGTCTCCATTCCGTACATCGTGATGGAGTACGTCGACGGCTCCACCCTCCGCGAACTGCTGCACTCCGGGCGCAAACTGCTGCCGGAGCGCGCGATGGAGATGTGCGTCGGCATCCTCCAGGCGCTGGAGTACTCGCACCGCAGCGGCATCGTCCACCGCGACATCAAGCCCGCCAACGTCATGCTCACCCGCACCGGCCAGGTCAAGGTCATGGACTTCGGCATCGCGCGTGCGATGGGCGACTCCGGCATGACGATGACGCAGACCGCCGCCGTCATCGGCACCGCCCAGTACCTCTCCCCGGAGCAGGCCAAGGGCGAACAGGTCGACTCCCGCTCGGACCTGTACTCCACGGGCTGCCTGGTCTACGAACTCCTCACCAATCGGCCGCCGTTCGTGGGCGACTCCCCCGTGGCCGTGGCCTATCAGCATGTGCGTGAGGATCCGCAGCCGCCGACCGTCTTCGATCCCGAGATCTCGCCCGACATGGACGCGATCGTGATGAAGGCGCTGATCAAGGACCCGGACTACCGGTACCAGAGCGCCGACGAGATGCGTGCCGACATCGAGGCGTGCCTCGACGGCCAGCCCGTCGCGGCGACCGCGGCCATGGGCGCCGTCGGCTACGGCGGCTACCCCGACGACCAGCCCACCACGGCGCTGCGTGCGCAGGACGCCCAGACCTCGATGATGCCGCCCGTCCGCGACGACAACGGCGGCTACTACGACGACGGCGGCAGGGGCGGCGGCCGGCGCCGGGGGCAGGACCGCAGCAACCTCTCCACCATCCTGCTCGTGCTCGCGGCGATCTTCATTCTCGTCGGAGCGATCTTCATCGGCAGGACGCTGTTCAGCAATCCCGGCGACACCACGAACGTGCCGAACCTCGCCGGGGAGAGCTACGCCCAGGCCAAGGAGCTGGCGGCGAACGGCGGCTTCAAGGTCACCAAGGGCGGCAGCAAGTTCTGCGATCAGAAGAAGAACACCGTCTGCGACACCGACCCCAAGCAGGGTTCGAAGATCGACAGGGGCGACACCGTCACCCTGAACATGTCCAAGGGCCCGCGTCCGGTGCAAGTCCCGGACGTGGAGGGGAAGTCGTTCCCCAACGCCAAGCAGGAGCTGGAGTCCGCCGGCTTCGAAGTGCGCCGCAAGAACCAGGAGTCCGACGAGACGCCGGGCACCGTACTGACGCAGAACCCGCCCGGCGGCGGCAAGGCGCCGAAGAAGTCGACGATAGTCCTGACCGTCGCGCAGGAGCAGACGACGGCCGTTCCCAACGTCGTTGGCCAGCAGTTCGACGCGGCACAGCAGTTGCTGGAGGACCGCGGCTTCGAGGTGGCACGCAAGGAGCAGGACGCCCCCGACAAGGCCGCGGGCGAGGTACTCGCCCAGGACCCGGCCGCCAACGAGGAGGCCAAGGCCGGCGACCAGGTCACGCTGACCGTGGCCAAGGCTCCCGACAACCAGCCCGCGACCGTCCCGGACGTCACCAACAAGCTTGTGGCGGACGCCCGTAAGACGCTGGAGGAGGCGGGCTTCCAGGTGCAGGTGCAGGGAGCGCCCGACGAGAACGACGCGACCGTCCTCACCACCAACCCGCCCGCCAACACCCAGGGCAAGAAGGGCGACACCGTCACCATCTTCGCCCAGCCGGGGAAGCCGGGCGACGACGGCGGTGACGACGGCGACGACGGGATCTTCGGAGGCCCGGACGGGCTGGCCCCCAGCAAGGGCACCAAGAGAAAGCACTAG
- a CDS encoding FtsW/RodA/SpoVE family cell cycle protein has translation MSSNIMTNTGSNTTVSPGGLPSRRNTELALLIFAVLIPVFAYANVGLAKDGELPAGMLGYGAGLCLLAGVAHMVVRRWAPYADPLMLPIATLLNGMGLVLIYRLDLEPLPGGAAAPTQLMWSTLGVGLFVAVLVFLKDHRVLQRYTYISMVTALILLILPVFFPARFGARIWITIPGVGSLQPGEFAKIIIAVFFAGYLMVKRDALALASRRFMGLYLPRGRDLGPILVIWGLSVLILVFETDLGTSLLFFGLFVVMLYVATERTSWIVFGLGLTVVGAVAVASFEPHVQSRVDDWLDPMQAFQNGSEQPAQALWAFGSGGVLGSGLGQGFSRLIGFAAKSDYIFATVGEELGLAGVMAMLLLYGLLVERGIRTSLAARDPFGKLLAVGLSAAFGIQVFVVAGGVMGLIPLTGMTMPFLAQGGSSVIANWALVAILLKISDTARRPAPAPAPSPDAEMTQVVRP, from the coding sequence ATGAGCAGCAACATCATGACCAACACCGGCAGCAATACGACGGTCTCCCCGGGGGGCCTTCCCAGCCGCCGCAACACCGAGCTGGCGCTGCTGATCTTCGCCGTGCTCATCCCCGTCTTCGCCTACGCCAACGTCGGGCTCGCCAAGGACGGCGAACTCCCGGCCGGAATGCTGGGTTACGGCGCGGGCCTGTGCCTGCTCGCCGGCGTCGCGCACATGGTCGTCAGGCGCTGGGCCCCGTACGCGGACCCGCTGATGCTGCCGATCGCCACGCTGCTCAACGGCATGGGCCTCGTGCTGATCTACCGGCTCGACCTCGAACCGCTGCCGGGCGGCGCCGCGGCGCCCACGCAGCTCATGTGGTCGACGCTCGGCGTCGGGCTGTTCGTCGCGGTACTGGTCTTCCTCAAGGACCACCGCGTGCTCCAGCGCTACACGTACATCTCGATGGTGACGGCGCTGATCCTGCTGATCCTTCCCGTGTTCTTCCCGGCCCGCTTCGGCGCCCGGATCTGGATCACGATCCCCGGCGTCGGCTCGTTGCAGCCGGGCGAGTTCGCGAAGATCATCATCGCGGTCTTCTTCGCCGGCTACCTCATGGTCAAGCGCGACGCACTCGCGCTCGCCAGCCGCCGCTTCATGGGCCTGTATCTGCCGCGCGGCCGCGACTTGGGCCCGATCCTCGTGATCTGGGGACTGTCGGTCCTCATCCTCGTCTTCGAGACCGACCTCGGCACCTCGCTGCTGTTCTTCGGTCTCTTCGTCGTGATGCTCTACGTCGCCACGGAGCGCACGAGCTGGATCGTCTTCGGGCTCGGGCTGACCGTCGTGGGCGCCGTCGCCGTCGCCAGCTTCGAGCCGCATGTGCAAAGCCGCGTGGACGACTGGCTCGACCCCATGCAGGCGTTCCAGAACGGGTCGGAGCAGCCCGCGCAGGCGCTGTGGGCCTTCGGCTCCGGCGGAGTGCTCGGCTCCGGGCTCGGGCAGGGCTTCTCGCGGCTCATCGGCTTCGCCGCCAAGAGCGACTACATCTTCGCCACCGTCGGCGAGGAACTCGGCCTCGCCGGTGTGATGGCCATGCTGCTGCTGTACGGGCTGCTCGTGGAGCGCGGCATCCGCACCTCCCTCGCCGCCCGCGACCCCTTCGGCAAGCTTCTCGCCGTCGGCCTCTCCGCAGCCTTCGGCATCCAGGTCTTCGTCGTCGCGGGCGGCGTGATGGGCCTCATCCCGCTCACCGGTATGACGATGCCGTTCCTCGCGCAGGGCGGTTCGTCCGTCATCGCCAACTGGGCGCTCGTGGCGATCCTGTTGAAGATCAGCGACACGGCACGGCGGCCCGCCCCGGCACCGGCTCCCTCGCCGGACGCCGAGATGACCCAGGTGGTACGCCCATGA
- a CDS encoding peptidoglycan D,D-transpeptidase FtsI family protein, with product MNKPLRRIAIFCGLLVLALLVRDNWIQLVQADELKTDPKNRRVAIARYSQPRGNIIVDGKSITGSTDTKSGDFRYKRTYKNGPMWSPVTGYASQAFGANQLEALNDGILTGDDDRLFFNRTIDMLTGKPQKGGNVVTTLNAKAQKAAFEGLGDKKGAVAAINPKTGAILALASTPSYDPSSIAGNGDSDTDAWSKLQKNKNEDEPMLNRALRQTYPPGSTFKVVTAAAGLESGEYDLDKATDTPDPYQLPDSTTKLGNEGNIPCENATVRNALRFSCNTVFAKMSNSIGNEEMIKTADKFGFNDKELDTPVRAAESVYPEDNKPQNAMAGIGQASNRATPLQMAMVASAVANNGSLMKPYMVDQLVAPNLNVVEQHKPTEMSQPVSSENAQKLQQGMETVVQKGTGTSAQIPGVTVGGKTGTAQRGENNSENPYAWFISYAKDKNGEAPVAVAVVIEGSDTLRSDIAGGKLAAPVAKDVMNAVLEDQG from the coding sequence GTGAACAAGCCACTGCGCCGGATCGCGATCTTCTGCGGCCTGCTGGTGCTCGCCCTGCTGGTACGCGACAACTGGATCCAGCTCGTCCAGGCCGACGAACTCAAGACCGATCCCAAGAACCGACGCGTCGCCATCGCGCGCTACTCCCAGCCGCGGGGCAACATCATCGTCGACGGCAAGTCGATCACCGGCTCGACCGACACCAAGAGCGGCGACTTCCGCTACAAGCGCACGTACAAGAACGGCCCGATGTGGTCGCCGGTCACCGGCTACGCCTCGCAGGCCTTCGGCGCGAACCAGCTCGAAGCCCTCAACGACGGCATCCTCACCGGCGACGACGACCGGCTCTTCTTCAACCGCACCATCGACATGCTCACGGGCAAGCCGCAGAAGGGCGGCAACGTCGTCACGACGCTCAACGCCAAGGCGCAGAAAGCCGCGTTCGAGGGCCTCGGCGACAAGAAGGGCGCCGTCGCGGCGATAAACCCCAAGACCGGCGCCATCCTCGCTCTCGCCAGCACCCCGTCCTACGACCCGTCCTCGATCGCCGGGAACGGAGACTCCGACACCGACGCGTGGTCGAAGCTCCAGAAGAACAAGAACGAGGACGAGCCGATGCTCAACAGGGCGCTGCGGCAGACCTATCCGCCCGGCTCCACCTTCAAGGTCGTAACGGCCGCCGCGGGTCTGGAGAGCGGCGAGTACGACCTGGACAAGGCGACCGACACCCCTGACCCGTACCAGCTCCCGGACTCGACGACCAAGCTCGGCAACGAGGGCAACATCCCCTGCGAGAACGCCACGGTGCGCAACGCGCTGCGCTTCTCCTGCAACACCGTCTTCGCGAAGATGAGCAACAGCATCGGCAACGAGGAAATGATCAAGACGGCGGACAAGTTCGGCTTCAACGACAAGGAGCTGGACACCCCCGTCCGTGCCGCCGAGAGCGTCTACCCCGAGGACAACAAGCCGCAGAACGCCATGGCCGGCATCGGCCAGGCCAGCAACCGCGCCACCCCTCTCCAGATGGCCATGGTCGCCTCCGCGGTCGCCAACAACGGCTCGCTGATGAAGCCGTACATGGTCGACCAGCTCGTCGCCCCGAACCTCAACGTCGTCGAGCAGCACAAGCCGACCGAGATGAGCCAGCCGGTCTCCTCCGAGAACGCACAGAAACTCCAGCAGGGCATGGAGACCGTGGTACAGAAGGGCACCGGCACCAGCGCGCAGATCCCGGGCGTCACCGTCGGCGGCAAGACGGGCACCGCCCAGCGCGGCGAGAACAACAGCGAGAACCCGTATGCGTGGTTCATCTCATACGCGAAGGACAAGAACGGTGAGGCTCCCGTGGCCGTGGCCGTCGTCATCGAGGGCTCCGACACTCTCCGCAGCGACATCGCGGGAGGCAAGCTCGCCGCCCCCGTCGCCAAGGACGTGATGAACGCAGTGCTCGAGGACCAGGGATGA
- a CDS encoding DUF881 domain-containing protein: MTRLRIRPARLATLGVFALAGLIFWISFNTAHGTDLRTDSSMLRLSDLIQERSRKNAELDASAAAVRGQVDRLARRDSGSSDEENRRLEGLEKDAGTKKVAGAGLSVTLDDAPPNATAQIPGVPEPQANDLVIHQQDLQAVVNALWKGGAEGIKIMDQRLISTSAVRCVGNTLILQGRVYSPPYKVTAVGDQESLQKALDSSPAIQNYLQYVDAYDLGWKVDERKSVTLPGYSGTVDLHYAKPAG, translated from the coding sequence GTGACCAGATTGCGAATCCGTCCCGCACGGCTGGCCACCCTGGGGGTCTTCGCCCTCGCCGGTCTCATCTTCTGGATCAGTTTCAACACCGCACATGGTACCGATCTGCGTACCGACTCCTCGATGCTCCGGCTGTCCGACCTCATCCAGGAACGCAGCCGCAAGAACGCCGAACTCGACGCCTCCGCCGCAGCGGTACGCGGCCAGGTCGACCGCCTCGCACGGCGCGACAGCGGAAGCAGCGACGAGGAGAACCGCAGACTGGAGGGCCTGGAGAAGGACGCCGGCACCAAGAAGGTTGCCGGAGCGGGACTTTCCGTGACCCTCGACGACGCACCGCCCAACGCCACCGCGCAGATCCCCGGAGTCCCCGAGCCGCAGGCCAACGACCTCGTCATCCACCAGCAGGACCTGCAAGCCGTCGTCAACGCCCTGTGGAAGGGCGGCGCCGAGGGCATCAAGATCATGGATCAGCGGCTGATCTCGACGAGCGCCGTGCGATGCGTCGGCAACACCCTCATCCTCCAGGGGCGCGTCTACTCACCGCCGTACAAGGTGACCGCCGTCGGCGACCAGGAGTCGCTCCAGAAGGCGCTCGACAGTTCGCCCGCGATCCAGAACTACCTCCAGTACGTCGACGCGTACGACCTCGGGTGGAAGGTCGACGAGCGCAAGTCCGTGACCCTGCCCGGCTATTCGGGCACAGTCGACCTGCACTACGCGAAGCCGGCCGGGTGA
- a CDS encoding class E sortase, with the protein MPPEGDDAYGRPYGDPYGNAYGDPYGERDEDDPYSPRGSGGSWPQGTYGEYGQGADYGQGEDFQRAVDALQDPLSDPLPGQGTGGGAGRNERAASGSYEQQGAHGRHRGQQGYDPGYGQPQPQQSPQPQQGRQSASQEGYQAQPYEGPGFGSQGYAGQGYSAQGYLTQGREAQGYEAQGYAGPGRQDAEYPARDFPAQQSPGRGYSSQGYGAETYEPETYEGWGRQGRQEQDGGLSPWFRPHREPAAGTSAGTGSGAGAGTGLGTVSGAGAGSGPAATPGAGAGVGSGAGPMAGPGAGTAPGPGARTPPREAPGGRHGSGQGASASPRQEYGAGRQVPYSGGQSGGQPAGPTAGQAGSRSEGPQQWQAAAGTAAGPPVTGQRRAPSPWNRGAAAPAARPQTQPQTQPQTPGADTPQHGARPGAQSRSQPQAPQTDGPRAGQRRRSAPLSETAAMPVVDESAVAPHAADTDAPAAGSRTDSRMDPRTGSRTGREVSSSPSTGRSPTAVEGDDDKTNTSTVGLVRPGSGEFGGRAARRRAAQRRGKGGSPQQPARTAGTRLEARRAERARREGPAIIASRFLGEVFISAGVLMLLFVAYQLWWTNVLAGQEAGGAAQSLQDQWKGGGGKGKSGLDPERRADDFAPGEGFAILYLPKLDVRVPIAQGVSKPRVLDKGLVGHYDKQPFKTAMPWDKKGNFALAGHRNTHGEPFRYINRLVAGDDIVVETATKFYTYKMANRLPSTSPANTSVIEPVPQGSGFRKPGRYVTLTTCTPEFTSKYRLIVWGKMVEERPRSKGKPDALVE; encoded by the coding sequence ATGCCCCCCGAGGGGGACGACGCCTACGGACGGCCCTACGGCGATCCTTACGGGAACGCGTACGGCGATCCTTACGGCGAGCGGGACGAGGACGATCCGTACAGTCCGCGGGGCTCCGGCGGGAGTTGGCCGCAAGGCACGTACGGAGAGTACGGGCAGGGCGCGGACTACGGGCAGGGCGAGGACTTCCAGCGCGCGGTCGACGCGCTTCAGGACCCGCTGAGCGATCCGCTTCCGGGGCAGGGCACGGGGGGCGGCGCCGGTCGGAACGAGCGTGCGGCGAGCGGGAGTTACGAGCAGCAGGGGGCTCACGGGCGGCACCGAGGGCAGCAGGGGTACGACCCGGGCTACGGGCAGCCGCAGCCACAGCAGTCACCGCAGCCACAGCAGGGACGGCAGTCAGCCTCGCAGGAGGGCTATCAGGCGCAGCCGTACGAGGGTCCGGGCTTCGGCAGCCAGGGCTACGCGGGCCAGGGTTACAGCGCGCAGGGATACCTGACTCAGGGCCGCGAGGCCCAGGGGTACGAGGCCCAGGGGTACGCCGGGCCGGGCCGTCAGGACGCGGAGTACCCGGCGCGGGACTTCCCGGCGCAGCAGTCCCCGGGGCGGGGCTACTCGTCGCAGGGATACGGGGCGGAGACATACGAGCCGGAGACATACGAGGGCTGGGGGCGGCAGGGCCGGCAGGAGCAGGACGGCGGCCTCTCGCCCTGGTTCCGTCCGCACCGTGAGCCGGCCGCCGGTACGAGTGCCGGAACGGGTTCCGGAGCGGGTGCGGGCACGGGTCTCGGTACGGTGTCCGGCGCCGGCGCCGGATCGGGACCGGCGGCAACGCCCGGAGCCGGAGCGGGAGTTGGGTCCGGGGCCGGACCGATGGCCGGACCGGGGGCGGGGACGGCGCCTGGACCGGGAGCGCGCACGCCTCCGCGCGAGGCGCCCGGCGGGCGTCACGGCTCCGGGCAGGGCGCTTCGGCCTCGCCGCGGCAGGAGTACGGCGCCGGGCGCCAAGTCCCCTACAGCGGCGGCCAGTCGGGCGGGCAGCCAGCCGGTCCGACAGCCGGGCAGGCGGGCAGCCGGTCCGAGGGGCCGCAGCAGTGGCAGGCCGCGGCGGGCACGGCCGCCGGGCCGCCCGTCACCGGGCAGCGGCGTGCGCCCTCCCCCTGGAACCGCGGCGCCGCCGCCCCCGCAGCTCGGCCCCAGACCCAGCCCCAGACCCAGCCCCAGACCCCCGGGGCAGACACACCGCAGCACGGTGCGCGGCCTGGTGCGCAGTCCCGGTCGCAGCCACAGGCGCCGCAGACCGACGGGCCGCGCGCAGGACAGCGCCGTCGCAGTGCACCGCTCTCCGAGACCGCGGCCATGCCCGTCGTGGACGAGTCCGCCGTCGCACCGCACGCCGCCGACACGGACGCCCCGGCGGCGGGTTCCCGTACCGACTCCCGTATGGACCCCCGCACTGGCTCCCGTACCGGCCGTGAAGTCTCGTCCTCCCCCTCAACCGGGCGCTCGCCCACGGCAGTTGAAGGCGACGACGACAAGACGAACACGAGCACCGTCGGTCTCGTCCGGCCGGGTTCGGGGGAGTTCGGCGGGCGCGCCGCGCGGCGTCGTGCGGCGCAGCGCCGCGGCAAGGGCGGCAGCCCGCAGCAGCCCGCCCGTACCGCCGGGACCCGGCTTGAGGCCAGGCGTGCCGAGCGTGCCCGCCGAGAGGGGCCCGCGATCATCGCGAGCCGTTTCCTGGGCGAGGTGTTCATATCGGCAGGCGTGCTGATGCTGCTCTTCGTCGCCTACCAGCTCTGGTGGACGAACGTACTCGCCGGGCAGGAGGCCGGTGGTGCGGCGCAGTCCCTCCAGGACCAGTGGAAGGGCGGGGGCGGAAAGGGTAAGTCCGGCCTGGACCCGGAGCGCAGGGCGGACGACTTCGCGCCCGGCGAGGGCTTCGCGATCCTCTACCTGCCCAAGCTGGACGTCAGGGTCCCCATCGCCCAGGGGGTCTCCAAGCCGAGGGTGCTCGACAAGGGTCTCGTCGGGCACTACGACAAGCAGCCGTTCAAGACGGCGATGCCGTGGGACAAGAAGGGCAACTTCGCACTGGCCGGCCACCGCAACACCCATGGTGAGCCGTTCCGTTACATCAACCGCCTGGTCGCGGGCGACGACATCGTCGTGGAGACCGCGACGAAGTTCTACACGTACAAGATGGCCAACCGGCTGCCGTCCACATCCCCCGCCAACACCAGTGTGATCGAGCCCGTTCCGCAGGGTTCCGGTTTCCGAAAGCCGGGCCGCTACGTCACGTTGACCACGTGCACGCCCGAATTCACGTCGAAATACCGGCTCATCGTCTGGGGCAAAATGGTCGAGGAGCGTCCGCGCAGCAAGGGCAAACCGGACGCTCTGGTCGAGTAG
- a CDS encoding class E sortase, producing the protein MSQTEHDRGGGPGGAESSSPQPHPASRRGRRARRRRLSAVVGFAGELLITAGVVLALFVVYSLWWTNVLAERDSKRAGDKVRESWLRDRTPGALDTKDGIGFLHVPSMSPDDVLVMKGTDAKELNKGAAGYYTKPVRSAMPQDQSGNFALAAHRDGHGAKFHRIDKIEKGDAIVFETKNTWFVYKVFSILPRTSKYNVDVLDPVPEGSGKKTDGRYITLTTCTPVFTSKYRYVVWGELERTVDVDADRTPPEELR; encoded by the coding sequence GTGTCACAGACCGAACACGACAGGGGCGGGGGGCCCGGCGGCGCCGAGTCGTCCTCCCCGCAGCCTCATCCGGCGTCCCGGCGCGGACGCCGCGCACGCCGTCGCCGTCTCTCCGCCGTTGTCGGCTTCGCCGGTGAACTCCTCATCACCGCGGGCGTGGTGCTCGCGCTCTTCGTCGTCTACTCGCTGTGGTGGACGAACGTGCTGGCCGAGCGGGACTCCAAGCGCGCGGGCGACAAGGTCCGTGAGAGCTGGCTGCGCGACCGCACTCCGGGCGCCCTCGACACCAAGGACGGCATCGGCTTTCTCCATGTGCCGTCGATGTCGCCGGACGATGTGCTGGTGATGAAGGGCACCGACGCGAAGGAGCTGAACAAGGGAGCGGCGGGGTACTACACGAAGCCGGTCCGCTCGGCGATGCCGCAGGACCAGTCGGGCAACTTCGCCCTGGCCGCCCACCGCGACGGGCACGGCGCGAAGTTCCACAGGATCGACAAGATCGAGAAGGGCGACGCGATCGTCTTCGAGACGAAGAACACGTGGTTCGTCTACAAGGTCTTCTCGATCCTGCCGCGTACGTCGAAGTACAACGTGGACGTGCTCGATCCGGTGCCCGAGGGCTCCGGCAAGAAGACCGACGGTCGCTACATCACGCTGACGACGTGCACGCCGGTCTTCACCTCCAAGTACCGGTACGTGGTGTGGGGGGAGCTGGAGCGCACGGTGGACGTGGACGCGGACCGTACGCCGCCGGAGGAACTGCGCTGA